Proteins from a genomic interval of Candidatus Sysuiplasma acidicola:
- a CDS encoding HIT domain-containing protein, with product MMNSTGHDADCLFCKLIRGTMPSFKVYEDDFVFACLDRFPITAGHTLVMPKSHHSRLVDLPFDLTAKMFDVTRRIGRAFYAMNYTGVNYFVNEGSDAGQVIFHVHCHVIPRRPSDGLDFRVRRKGLTESDMEDAAGGIREHMKHD from the coding sequence ATGATGAACAGCACAGGACATGATGCAGACTGCCTCTTCTGCAAACTTATTCGTGGAACCATGCCATCGTTCAAAGTGTACGAAGACGACTTTGTATTCGCATGCCTCGACAGATTCCCAATAACTGCGGGACATACGCTCGTGATGCCTAAGAGCCACCATAGCAGACTTGTTGACCTGCCGTTTGACCTGACCGCCAAGATGTTCGACGTGACACGCCGTATTGGCAGGGCATTCTATGCTATGAACTACACGGGAGTGAATTACTTTGTAAACGAGGGTTCTGATGCCGGTCAGGTAATATTTCATGTGCACTGCCACGTGATACCGCGTCGCCCTTCAGACGGTTTGGACTTCCGCGTGAGAAGAAAGGGGCTGACTGAATCAGACATGGAGGATGCTGCGGGCGGCATCAGGGAGCATATGAAGCATGACTGA
- the pdxT gene encoding pyridoxal 5'-phosphate synthase glutaminase subunit PdxT has product MKAGVVAVQGDVSEHINTLQAAIDIRRPGGRAVMVRSAKDLETVESLIIPGGESTTISKLLVRFGLFDAIVKRADEGMPVMGTCAGCILMAKKGDEQVGRTGTRLLGLMDMKVDRNFFGRQRESFEASLSIDSIVDHFSGVFIRAPAITEVWGDCRPLSRFDDKIVMAKQGSLMALAFHPELSGSTALHEAFLAI; this is encoded by the coding sequence ATGAAGGCAGGCGTTGTCGCTGTACAGGGTGATGTGAGCGAGCACATCAACACGCTTCAGGCGGCTATCGACATACGTCGTCCAGGAGGGCGAGCGGTCATGGTGAGGAGCGCGAAAGACCTCGAAACAGTCGAAAGCCTCATCATCCCCGGCGGTGAAAGCACCACCATTTCAAAATTGCTAGTGCGTTTCGGCCTCTTTGACGCAATAGTGAAAAGAGCAGATGAGGGCATGCCGGTCATGGGCACGTGCGCCGGATGCATACTGATGGCAAAGAAGGGGGATGAGCAGGTAGGCAGAACAGGCACCAGGCTGCTGGGTCTCATGGATATGAAGGTCGACAGGAATTTCTTCGGAAGGCAGAGGGAATCGTTTGAAGCGAGCCTCTCCATAGACAGCATAGTCGACCACTTCTCGGGTGTATTCATACGCGCTCCAGCCATTACGGAAGTGTGGGGTGACTGCAGGCCGCTTTCCAGGTTCGACGATAAAATTGTCATGGCCAAGCAGGGCAGCCTTATGGCGCTCGCGTTTCATCCAGAACTCTCAGGTTCGACGGCACTGCACGAAGCATTTCTCGCGATCTGA
- a CDS encoding UbiA family prenyltransferase: protein MSDGIGGMFRNYLRLIRYGNCAMSGVAAFLGAFVVSGTRLYSHVPAVSAAIVTVFLFTAAGNTLNDFLDADIDARAHPERPIPSGFIAREKARRLAYLLFAASVISSLFINAPALMIVILSLIIMLAYEFRLKKLGLTGNFSIAWLTASLFLFGAVSVGTPLPVWALFATSFAATLGREIIKDIQDREADSGIRKTLPMKIGDRKSMLISSIALLSAIAVSPFPYLLHQFGTGYLLIVIVADVLFAESAVLQVRSAARAQSTTKIAMYVALLAFLAGALGG, encoded by the coding sequence GTGTCGGACGGAATCGGCGGAATGTTTCGCAACTATCTCAGGCTGATCAGGTATGGCAACTGCGCCATGTCCGGGGTAGCTGCTTTCCTTGGAGCGTTCGTCGTATCCGGGACTCGACTATACAGTCACGTGCCGGCAGTATCGGCGGCCATAGTCACTGTTTTCCTGTTCACCGCAGCGGGCAACACGCTGAACGATTTTCTGGATGCAGACATAGATGCGAGGGCGCACCCGGAGCGCCCCATACCTTCGGGTTTTATCGCCAGGGAGAAGGCACGCAGGCTTGCGTATCTGCTTTTTGCGGCATCCGTCATCTCATCACTCTTCATAAACGCCCCGGCGCTGATGATCGTCATACTCTCGCTCATCATAATGCTCGCCTACGAGTTCAGGCTGAAGAAGCTTGGTCTTACGGGCAATTTTTCAATAGCATGGCTCACAGCCTCACTCTTTCTGTTTGGAGCGGTATCAGTGGGCACGCCACTGCCCGTGTGGGCGCTGTTTGCGACATCGTTTGCCGCCACGCTGGGCAGGGAGATCATAAAGGACATTCAGGACAGGGAGGCAGACTCAGGCATCAGGAAGACGCTGCCCATGAAGATAGGTGATCGTAAATCGATGCTCATTTCATCGATTGCACTGCTTTCCGCAATCGCAGTGAGTCCGTTTCCATATCTGCTGCATCAGTTCGGCACCGGCTATCTGCTGATCGTCATTGTGGCAGATGTCCTCTTTGCAGAGTCCGCGGTACTGCAGGTGCGAAGCGCGGCAAGGGCACAGTCAACTACTAAAATAGCGATGTATGTTGCCCTTCTTGCATTCCTTGCCGGAGCATTGGGTGGCTGA
- a CDS encoding site-2 protease family protein, with amino-acid sequence MNYGHYAASGSLGAEVEMLKSAVSNYFDVYDIRVTYETVAFFVRCTPSELESKFDEVRKQLVPKNYVPFLQKRGGEFAIIVGKRRPTGRHGNIPNIVLLAVTLVSTTVTGAILWSNYYNQANTFTPDSIVNGIIFFVFPLMLILASHEMGHFIVARRYHVNASLPYFLPSIPPLGTLGAFISIRDPFPNRKALLEIGIAGPIVGFLVSIPVAIAGFMLTQMNLVHVIVVPGTPVFKAPFLYDFMMSFFPFSSGSFIIFPTAFAAWVGFFATALNLLPAGQLDGGHVARALLGDNARYLGWATLAVLIVLSLNFTSWIFIAFFVMILGVRHPPPLNDISKLKIDRKMLGAIAAAMFLISFTPIPVTTIPAHTSFSMTSATTSVMVNNTSTQTFLLNVKSTGNTVENITLSSVQSTSGYPYFLMLFAPGSAPPNSSAYKGSLTFKLAAATETNVTVSIAEINPSSNPVPPGHYTLEVFGVASGFRTVFTISVTAQ; translated from the coding sequence GTGAACTATGGCCACTACGCCGCGTCCGGATCGCTGGGTGCGGAAGTCGAGATGCTTAAGTCGGCGGTTTCGAATTATTTCGATGTCTACGATATACGGGTGACGTACGAGACCGTGGCATTCTTTGTGAGATGCACTCCGTCAGAACTGGAGAGTAAGTTTGACGAGGTTAGAAAACAACTCGTTCCGAAGAATTATGTTCCCTTCCTGCAGAAGCGCGGCGGCGAATTTGCAATAATAGTCGGAAAGCGCAGGCCCACGGGGCGTCACGGCAATATTCCAAACATCGTTCTGCTCGCGGTCACACTTGTTTCCACGACGGTGACCGGGGCGATACTCTGGTCAAATTACTACAATCAGGCGAACACGTTCACGCCTGACAGCATCGTGAACGGCATCATATTCTTTGTTTTCCCCCTCATGCTTATACTGGCATCCCATGAGATGGGCCACTTTATCGTGGCCAGGCGTTACCATGTGAATGCATCCCTTCCTTATTTCCTGCCGTCCATACCGCCGCTTGGCACGCTCGGCGCCTTCATATCAATACGTGATCCTTTTCCGAACAGAAAGGCGCTGCTGGAGATAGGGATCGCCGGGCCCATCGTCGGCTTCCTAGTCTCGATACCTGTGGCAATCGCCGGTTTCATGCTCACACAGATGAACCTCGTTCATGTAATCGTGGTGCCCGGTACGCCAGTATTCAAGGCGCCTTTCCTTTATGACTTCATGATGTCATTTTTCCCTTTCTCATCCGGCTCATTCATAATATTTCCCACCGCTTTCGCAGCGTGGGTAGGATTTTTCGCAACAGCGCTGAACCTGCTGCCTGCAGGACAGCTGGACGGGGGTCACGTCGCAAGGGCGCTGCTGGGCGATAATGCACGCTATCTCGGCTGGGCAACGCTCGCTGTGCTGATTGTCCTGTCGCTCAATTTCACAAGCTGGATATTCATAGCGTTTTTCGTGATGATTCTCGGTGTGAGGCATCCGCCCCCGCTTAACGACATATCCAAGCTGAAAATTGACAGGAAGATGCTCGGAGCTATAGCCGCCGCCATGTTCCTGATTTCATTCACGCCAATCCCGGTCACAACCATACCAGCACACACGAGTTTTTCCATGACTTCTGCCACTACATCCGTCATGGTTAACAATACGAGCACGCAGACGTTTCTGCTGAACGTCAAAAGCACCGGCAATACTGTCGAAAACATAACGCTGTCTTCCGTCCAGAGCACGAGCGGATATCCTTATTTCCTGATGCTTTTTGCACCCGGATCCGCTCCGCCCAACAGCTCCGCATACAAAGGCTCGCTCACCTTTAAATTAGCGGCAGCCACAGAGACAAACGTGACAGTTTCTATTGCCGAGATCAATCCGAGCTCCAATCCCGTGCCGCCAGGACACTACACGCTGGAAGTGTTCGGAGTTGCTTCTGGTTTCAGAACCGTATTTACAATCTCTGTTACTGCTCAGTGA
- a CDS encoding geranylgeranylglyceryl/heptaprenylglyceryl phosphate synthase has translation MPKVIDYIHSRLKEGTLHMTLIDPDKQTAAAAGRIAGEATACGTSAIMVGGSTGIEQNSLDRTIAAIKASSDRPVICFPSNASSLSGSFDAIYFLSMLNSASPRHITGEQAAGAHAVKSLGIEPIGMGYVIIEPGMKVGEVGKAEPIRRTDIKSAVGYALAAEYFGMKLVYLEAGSGSPEPVPGEMIRAVKKAITVPLIVGGGIRDGSAARMVVAAGADIVVTGTVVERENGTENLCEIISTINTAGKRA, from the coding sequence ATGCCGAAGGTCATAGATTACATACATTCGAGGTTGAAAGAAGGAACGCTGCACATGACGCTGATAGATCCGGACAAGCAGACGGCCGCGGCGGCCGGAAGGATTGCCGGGGAAGCGACGGCGTGCGGCACATCCGCAATAATGGTTGGCGGCTCCACGGGAATAGAGCAGAATAGTCTCGACAGGACAATTGCCGCGATAAAAGCATCTTCTGACAGACCGGTGATATGTTTCCCGTCCAACGCCTCCAGTCTCAGCGGCAGCTTCGATGCCATATATTTTCTATCCATGCTCAATTCTGCTTCGCCGAGGCACATAACTGGGGAGCAGGCGGCCGGAGCGCATGCAGTGAAGAGTTTAGGCATCGAACCTATCGGCATGGGCTACGTGATTATCGAGCCGGGAATGAAGGTTGGCGAGGTCGGAAAGGCGGAACCAATCCGGAGGACGGACATAAAGTCAGCCGTGGGGTATGCACTTGCTGCAGAATATTTTGGCATGAAACTCGTATATCTTGAAGCAGGTAGCGGTTCACCGGAGCCGGTGCCCGGAGAAATGATAAGGGCAGTGAAAAAAGCCATAACTGTCCCGCTGATCGTCGGCGGAGGTATCAGGGACGGCAGTGCTGCCAGAATGGTCGTTGCAGCGGGAGCCGACATCGTTGTCACCGGGACGGTTGTTGAGCGGGAGAACGGAACGGAAAACCTCTGCGAAATAATCAGCACGATCAATACAGCTGGGAAGCGGGCATGA
- the radA gene encoding DNA repair and recombination protein RadA: protein MAEKKLEEINGIGPATAEKLREAGYTDLMSIAIESPRNLAEVCEIGESTAAKIINSAKEAVDIGGFETGDEIMERRRGVRRLATGSKAFDDLIGGGLESQAITELYGEFGSGKTQICHQAAVNVTLPEEKGGLNGEVVIIDTENTFRPERITQMSIAMDLDPSETLKKIHVARAYNSAHQMLLVDKASELAKEKPVKLLIVDSLTAHFRAEYVGRGSLAERQQALNTHMHALLRFGDLNNSVILCTNQVAAKPDAFFGDPTRPIGGHIVGHTATYRVYLRKSKAGKRIARLVDSPSLPEAECVITVSEEGIRD from the coding sequence ATGGCAGAAAAAAAGCTTGAAGAAATTAACGGAATAGGACCTGCGACGGCCGAAAAATTGAGAGAGGCCGGTTACACAGATTTGATGTCGATAGCAATAGAGTCGCCAAGGAATCTGGCGGAAGTATGCGAAATAGGCGAATCGACTGCTGCAAAGATCATCAACTCCGCGAAGGAGGCCGTCGATATCGGCGGTTTTGAGACAGGCGACGAGATCATGGAGAGAAGGCGCGGAGTACGCAGACTCGCGACCGGCTCTAAGGCGTTCGATGACCTGATCGGGGGCGGCCTGGAATCGCAGGCCATAACTGAACTGTACGGCGAGTTCGGCAGCGGAAAAACACAGATATGCCACCAGGCTGCCGTCAATGTAACACTGCCTGAGGAAAAAGGGGGACTGAACGGCGAAGTCGTGATAATCGACACGGAAAACACATTCCGCCCGGAGAGGATAACGCAGATGTCGATCGCAATGGATCTCGATCCTTCCGAAACGCTGAAGAAGATACATGTCGCGCGTGCATACAATTCGGCTCACCAGATGCTGCTGGTCGACAAGGCATCAGAACTGGCGAAGGAGAAGCCGGTCAAGCTGCTCATCGTGGACTCGCTCACTGCTCATTTCAGGGCTGAATACGTCGGACGCGGTTCGCTTGCAGAGAGACAGCAGGCATTGAACACACACATGCACGCTCTACTTAGATTCGGCGATCTGAACAATTCGGTCATACTGTGCACAAATCAGGTGGCTGCGAAGCCTGATGCATTTTTCGGCGACCCGACCAGGCCCATTGGGGGCCACATCGTTGGCCACACAGCGACATACCGTGTGTACCTGAGAAAGAGCAAAGCGGGAAAGAGGATTGCGAGGCTCGTCGACTCCCCGAGTCTTCCTGAGGCTGAGTGCGTTATTACAGTGAGTGAGGAAGGCATAAGAGACTGA
- a CDS encoding methyltransferase domain-containing protein yields MPAVEERQVVVELSLEHELFPAAEVEALSGIAAFTTAKMHRELAILRSRDADLTAGKLCSRLAFSHSVSFLLGDYSTWAEVLKSAQLCGRELGGNTFRVRVVTRDREMKRIVPSMERELGGVISRYGRVDISNAGTEFRVFYSDGRFMLTMLRCAVDRRAIDRRSASNRVFFSPVSLPPRYAKGLLNLCRVSEGERVLDPFCGTGGIVMESMLMGADTVGTDIDGAMISGTIANLRQIGIDGKYELHVLDVSDIPSLGRFDAIVTDPPYGRSSYMNREQPESLYARAMTAFAQCLKRGGRLGIVLPDPSLVDGGKAFTLETCIRQKVHRSLTRNYMVFSRN; encoded by the coding sequence ATGCCCGCCGTGGAAGAGAGACAGGTTGTGGTGGAACTCTCGCTCGAACACGAACTTTTCCCGGCGGCAGAAGTCGAAGCACTATCCGGTATTGCCGCATTCACTACAGCGAAGATGCACAGGGAACTGGCGATTCTCCGCAGCCGCGATGCGGACCTCACGGCCGGGAAGCTTTGCTCCAGACTCGCATTTTCCCACAGTGTCTCCTTCCTGCTCGGCGATTATTCGACCTGGGCAGAGGTCCTGAAATCCGCACAGTTGTGCGGCAGGGAACTCGGGGGAAACACGTTCAGGGTAAGGGTGGTGACCAGAGACAGGGAGATGAAACGCATCGTTCCGTCAATGGAAAGAGAGCTGGGAGGTGTGATAAGCAGATACGGGAGAGTTGACATCAGCAACGCCGGCACCGAATTCAGGGTCTTTTATAGCGACGGACGTTTTATGCTGACCATGTTACGCTGCGCCGTAGACAGGCGCGCGATTGACAGGAGGAGTGCTTCGAACAGGGTGTTCTTCTCACCCGTATCCCTTCCACCAAGGTACGCGAAGGGACTGCTGAATCTCTGCAGAGTCTCGGAGGGGGAAAGAGTTCTCGATCCTTTCTGCGGCACCGGCGGCATCGTCATGGAATCGATGCTCATGGGAGCGGATACGGTGGGAACAGACATAGACGGTGCGATGATAAGCGGTACGATTGCAAATCTGAGACAGATAGGCATAGACGGAAAATACGAACTGCACGTACTCGATGTTTCCGACATTCCGTCGCTTGGCAGATTTGATGCCATTGTAACTGATCCGCCGTACGGCAGATCGTCATACATGAACAGAGAACAACCGGAGTCGCTGTATGCGAGGGCAATGACGGCCTTTGCCCAGTGCCTCAAAAGAGGCGGCAGACTCGGCATCGTTCTTCCGGACCCGTCGCTTGTTGACGGTGGAAAGGCATTCACTCTCGAAACGTGCATCAGGCAGAAGGTGCACAGATCCCTCACGAGGAACTACATGGTGTTTTCCAGGAACTGA